In the Mauremys mutica isolate MM-2020 ecotype Southern chromosome 13, ASM2049712v1, whole genome shotgun sequence genome, one interval contains:
- the LOC123347268 gene encoding olfactory receptor 287-like, translating into MVKGNQTNVREFILLGFPGSRYVQISLFLLFLFMYLLTLMGNITIISLVGTHRRLHTPMYFFLCNLSFVDIWFTTGYIPKTLALLVSQSKTISFSSCLLQMYFVFSLGCTEYLLLAVMAYDRYLAICHPLRYSSIMNSTLSIQLALGSWASSFLTISLLAFLITRLSFCDSTIINHFFCDVDSWIELSCTDTRLVEMVYITICFIVVLGSCAIILVSYIYIISTVLRIPSAQAWQKAFSTCSAHLTVVVIWYGCSIFLYVKPSKQNSLEMNKVVTLLNTIMTPLLNPFIYTLRNKDIKEILRKAFSRT; encoded by the coding sequence ATGGTGAAGGGAAATCAGACCAATGTGAGGGAATTTATTCTGCTGGGGTTCCCTGGCTCTCGGTATGTGCAGATCTCTCTCTTCCTGCTTTTCTTGTTCATGTACCTCCTGACGCTGATGGGAAACATCACCATCATCTCCTTAGTGGGGACTCACCGCCGCCTGCACACCCCGATGTATTTCTTTCTCTGCAATCTCTCCTTCGTAGACATTTGGTTCACTACGGGGTACATTCCCAAAACTCTTGCTCTCCTAGTGTCCCAAAGCAAAACCATTTCCTTCTCCAGTTGCCTCCTGCAGATGTACTTTGTCTTCTCCCTTGGCTGCACCGAATATCTACTTCTGGCCGTTATGGCCTATGATCGCTATCTGGCCATATGTCACCCATTGCGTTATAGCTCCATCATGAACAGCACTTTGTCCATTCAGCTGGCTCTTGGATCATGGGCAAGTAGCTTCTTGACTATTTCTTTGCTGGCGTTTCTGATCACCAGGTTGTCCTTCTGTGACTCTACCATcatcaaccatttcttctgtgatgtAGATTCTTGGATAGAGCTGTCCTGCACAGACACACGCCTCGTTGAGATGGTGTATATTACTATCTGCTTTATTGTTGTCCTTGGGTCCTGTGCCATCATCCTGGTCTCCTACATTTACATCATCTCCACCGTCCTGAGAATCCCATCTGCCCAAGCctggcaaaaggccttttccacttgCTCTGCCCATCTCACCGTTGTGGTTATATGGTACGGCTGCTCCATCTTTCTGTATGTCAAACCATCCAAACAGAACTCGCTGGAAATGAACAAAGTTGTCACCCTCTTGAACACTATCATGACACCATTGCTTAATCCTTTCATTTACACGTTAAGGAACAAAGACATTAAAGAAATCTTGAGAAAGGCATTCAGTaggacatag